The Rhizobium sp. BG4 genomic sequence ACGTCTGCCGAAGCATCCGCGCATCGTCAACATGAAGGAAGCAGGGCTGACGCCCGGCACCTATGGCGGCAATGTACGCACGATCATCGGCGGCCCGCGCGACGTTCGCTACATGACCGTCTACGGCTATTCGCGGCTGATCGGCTACGACAAGCATCTGCAGTTCCAACCCGATATCCTGGGTGGCTATACGAGCGAAGAAGACCGCATCTTCACGTTCCACCTGCGCGAGGGCCACAAGTGGTCGGATGGCAAGCCGTTTACGGTCGATGACTTCCGCTACTGGTGGGAAGACATCATCCTCAACAAGGAAGCGACGCCGGGCGGCGGCGCGCTCGAGCTGCGTCCGCATGGCGACCTGCCAAAGTTCGAGGTGCTCGATGAGCTCATCGTCCGCTACACCTGGGAAAAGCCGAACCCGACCTTCCTGCCGGCACTCGCAGGCCCGCTGCCGCTCGTCATCTTCGGGCCGGCGCACTACCTGAAGCAGTTCCACAAGAAGTATCAGGACGATTTCCGCCTATCGGCGCTGATGAAGGAAAACCGGGTCAAGAAGTGGGCCGACCTGCACATCAAGATGTCGCGCGCCTCGCGCCCTGAAAATCCAGATCTGCCGACGCTCGATCCCTGGAAGGTGATGACCAAGCCGCCGGCCGACCAGTTCATCTTCGACCGCAATGCCTTCTTCCACCGCGTCGACGAAAACGGCGTGCAGCTGCCCTATATCGACCGCTTTATCCTGAACGTCAGCTCGTCCTCGATCATCGCCGCCAAGGCGGGTGCCGGCGAATCCGACCTGCAGGCGACCGGTATCGACTTCAACGACTATACCTTCCTGAAGGAAGCCGAGCAGCGTTTCCCGGTGAAGGTCAATCTCTGGAAGCAGGCGCGCGGCTCGCGCCTTGCGCTGCTGCCCAATCTCAACTGTGCCGACGATGTCTGGCGCAATCTGTTCCGCGATGTCCGTTTCCGCCGTGCGCTGTCGATGGCAATCGATCGCCACGAGATCAATATGGTCGCCTTCTACGGGCTCGGCACACCGAGCGCAGATACCGTTTTGCCGGACAGCCCGCTCTTCAAGCAGGAGTATGCGGACGCCTATATCCAGCACGACGTGGATCAGGCCAACAAGCTGCTCGACGATCTGGGTCTTGCAAATCGCGACGACGAGGATATCCGCCTGCTGCCGGACGGCCGGCGCGCCGAGATCACCGTCGAAACACCCGGCGAAAGCACGCTCGATACCGACGTGCTGGAGCTGGTGCGCGATCACTTCCGCACCATCGGCATTGCGCTCTATACCCGCACCTCGCAGCGCGACATCTTCCGCAACCGCGCCATGAGCGGCTCGATCATGATGGCGATCTGGTTCGGCATCGAAAACGGCGTGCCGACGGCCGATATGGCCCCGACCCAGTTGGCGCCAACCGCCGACGACCAGCTGCAATGGCCGATCTGGGGCATGTATTATCTCTCCGCCGGACAGGAAGGCAAAGCGCCCGACATTCCTGAAGTCGTCGATCTCGTCGATCTCCTGAACCAATGGGGTGCAACTGCCGACTTCACGGAGCGCGAGGCGATCTGGCACAAGATGCTGGCGCTCTATACCCAGCAGGTCTACTCGATCGGCCTGATCAACGGCGCGCTGCAGCCGATCCTGATCTCCAAGAAGATGCAGAACGTGCCGGAGCGCGCGCTCTACGGCTTCGACCCGACCTCCTTCCTCGGCATCTACATGCCCGATGCATTCTGGCTGAAGGAGACGTGAGATGCTGAGATATATTCTCTGGCGCATCGCCGCCATGGTGCCGACGCTCTTCGTCATCTCCGCGCTGGTCTTCACCATTATCGAACTGCCGCCGGGCGACTTCTTCGAAAGCCAGATCGCCGAACTGCGCGCCCAGGGCGAGACCGCCAACCTGCAGGAAATCGAGGAACTCCGGAAGCAGTACGGCTTCGACAAGCCGGAGATCGTTCGCTACTTCTACTGGGTCGGCGGCATGCTGCACGGCGACTTCGGCTATTCGTTCGAATACCAGCTTCCGGTCTCCGAAGTGGTCGGCGACCGCCTGTGGCTGACGATCCTGGTTTCCTTCACGACGATCCTCGTCACGTGGCTGATCGCCTTCCCGATCGGCATCTACTCGGCCACGCATCAGTATAGCTGGGGCGACT encodes the following:
- a CDS encoding ABC transporter substrate-binding protein: MVTRRTFLGGMIGATVAPGLVRAASDDRDIEPEFLRDLLRADAIPPMPQRLPKHPRIVNMKEAGLTPGTYGGNVRTIIGGPRDVRYMTVYGYSRLIGYDKHLQFQPDILGGYTSEEDRIFTFHLREGHKWSDGKPFTVDDFRYWWEDIILNKEATPGGGALELRPHGDLPKFEVLDELIVRYTWEKPNPTFLPALAGPLPLVIFGPAHYLKQFHKKYQDDFRLSALMKENRVKKWADLHIKMSRASRPENPDLPTLDPWKVMTKPPADQFIFDRNAFFHRVDENGVQLPYIDRFILNVSSSSIIAAKAGAGESDLQATGIDFNDYTFLKEAEQRFPVKVNLWKQARGSRLALLPNLNCADDVWRNLFRDVRFRRALSMAIDRHEINMVAFYGLGTPSADTVLPDSPLFKQEYADAYIQHDVDQANKLLDDLGLANRDDEDIRLLPDGRRAEITVETPGESTLDTDVLELVRDHFRTIGIALYTRTSQRDIFRNRAMSGSIMMAIWFGIENGVPTADMAPTQLAPTADDQLQWPIWGMYYLSAGQEGKAPDIPEVVDLVDLLNQWGATADFTEREAIWHKMLALYTQQVYSIGLINGALQPILISKKMQNVPERALYGFDPTSFLGIYMPDAFWLKET